From the Mahella australiensis 50-1 BON genome, the window GGCTTGGCCAGGGTGGTTAGAGGTAAAGTGTTGTCATTGCGTGAAGAAGACTTTACGACAGCAGCAAGGTTAGCTGGAGCTGGAGACATGTACATTATAACCAGGCATATGATACCATCCTTTGCTAGTTATATAATAGTCTCACTGACGCTGTCGATACCTTCAACTATTTTAGGGGAAACCTCGCTGAGCTTCCTTGGATTAGGACTTCAGCCGCCGGCGGTTAGTTGGGGCGTGCTATTACAGGATGCGCAGAAGCTTGATACAATCGCTCATCAGCCGTGGCTTTTACTGCCTATAATATGGATAGTGGTAACAGTTTTAATGTTTAACTTCTTGGGTGATGGATTGCGTGATGCCGCGGATCCTTATAAATAAGGGGGAGATCTTGAATATGCTAGAGAATACTTTGCTGGAAGTAAAAGGCCTAAAAACATATTTTTATTTAGATGAGGGCGTCTTGAAGGCCGTAGACGGGATTGACTTCGCTATACAAAAGGGCAGAACATTGGGTTTGGTCGGCGAAAGCGGATGTGGCAAAAGTGTTACGTCTCAAGCGATCCTCAATATAGTACCTAAACCGGGCAAAATAGAAGGAGAAGTATTGCTTTATAAAGATGGCAGCGATAAGCCGCTTGATTTGGCCAAGCTCGATCCTTTTGGTCCTCAAATAAGAAGCATACGCGGTGCCGAAATAGCTATGATATTTCAGGAGCCTATGAAAGCATTTCATCCAATGTATACGATAGGTAATCAAATCATGGAGGCACTGCTCTTACACGTTACTGATAATGAAGCGGAAGCGAGAGATATTGCATTGGATATGCTGGGACGTGTTGGCATGCCCAATCCAAAACAACGAATAGATGAATACCCGCATCAGTTATCGGGAGGTATGCGGCAAAGGGCTATGATAGCTATGGCATTATGTTGCCGTCCGTCAATTCTGATAGCTGATGAACCAACCACAGCACTGGATGTGACTGTACAAGCGCAGGTTTTACAATTGATAAAAGAGTTACAAGATGAATTGGGCATGGCTGTAATATTTATCACTCACGACTTGGGTGTTATTGCAGAGATGGCCGATGAGGTAGCGGTTATGTATCTCGGAAAAATTGTAGAACAATGTGATATAAATACTATATTTGATGAACCGTTGCACCCATATACCAAAGCTTTATTAAGCTCTATACCAGAGATAGGCAGGCCTGCCAGGAGCAAATTGAATGTTATTGAGGGCACGGTACCAATACCCCTTAATATAGGTAAGGGCTGTGGATTTTATTCGCGCTGCAAAGATGCTAAGGAAGGGTTGTGCAATACCGAGGATCCGCCGATGACCGAGGTAAAACCCGGACACTATGTGAGATGTTTTCCGAATGAATGATACTTTATTGATTTAAACGTTGGATAAAGGAGGCTGGTTTTGTTTATGGATGATACAATTGTGGAAGTGAAATCACTGAAAAAGTACTTTCCAATAAGAAGCGGATTTTGGAAAAGAACTACCGGCTATGTAAAAGCTGTAGATGATGTAAATTTGTACGTGCGTCATGGGGAGACACTGGGTTTAGTGGGAGAGTCTGGCTGTGGTAAAACTACATTGGGTAGATGCATATTAAGGGCTATAGATCCAACTGATGGCTCTGTTGTCTTTAATGTCGATGGTGATAAAGCGGTTGATGTGGTTACT encodes:
- a CDS encoding ABC transporter ATP-binding protein, with product MLENTLLEVKGLKTYFYLDEGVLKAVDGIDFAIQKGRTLGLVGESGCGKSVTSQAILNIVPKPGKIEGEVLLYKDGSDKPLDLAKLDPFGPQIRSIRGAEIAMIFQEPMKAFHPMYTIGNQIMEALLLHVTDNEAEARDIALDMLGRVGMPNPKQRIDEYPHQLSGGMRQRAMIAMALCCRPSILIADEPTTALDVTVQAQVLQLIKELQDELGMAVIFITHDLGVIAEMADEVAVMYLGKIVEQCDINTIFDEPLHPYTKALLSSIPEIGRPARSKLNVIEGTVPIPLNIGKGCGFYSRCKDAKEGLCNTEDPPMTEVKPGHYVRCFPNE